The genomic stretch TTGTTAAACACACAATTGTAATTACCTTTGGTGCGTTATTTGACAATGATAAAAAAATTGGAAATGAAAAAATATATTATAGCGGCTGCACTGATCTTCGGAACGGGTGCAGTGATTACCACAAGCTTGCATTCTTGCTCTACGCTTGCTACGACAGATCTTGGACTGGCAGTCATTAAAAGAGTTCTATTAGGCGGAATCAACAAAGGAGCCAATATCTACGGTAATAAAGAAGCTTTCTTACAAAATAATTTAGTTGATAAAGCTTTACCAAAAGAACTGAGAGACATCAACACTACTTTAGAAAAAATAGCACCTTCCATTGTTGCTAAAGAGAGACAATACATTGCTGAAGCTGCAGTTTATACTGTAAATATTTCAAAACCAATTTTAGAAACAGCAGTAAACAGTCTGAATGCGCAAGACGTCACCAGAATTATTCAAGGTGAAAAAGGAACAGCCACTTTAATTCTGAAAGAAAAAACCCAAACACAACTTGTTGCCGCAATTGCACCAAGAGTTGAAGAGGAACTTAATAAATATGGCATTGTAAAAACAATTAATACGGCATTATCAGGAACTAATCTTTTAGGAAGTCTTTTGGGCGGCAATAAAACCAATGTGAATGCAGGCGGATTGAGCACGTTGGCTTCAGAGCAAATTGTAAACGGCCTTTTTAATATCATCGAAGATCACGAAAAGCAAAATTCTGCGTCTTTATTTGCGCCATTTGGAAAATAGGCTGATTTTCGTTAAATTTATACATAATTAAGGAAGAAAATGGAAATATTACAAGGAAATGAAAACACAAATCCTGAAGAATTTTATAAATCATTAAAGGAAAAACTGGAGAATCAACATGATTTCCCGGAAGACTATTTGTTCAAATTTATTATTCCTACAGACCAGGCCAGGCTTACAGAGATCTACAAAGTTTTTGACGGCATCAAATTTACACTGGGAAACCGAGAAAGTAAAAACGGGAAATATACCGCATGTAATGTGAATGCTTTTGTTTTGGATGCAGATCAGGTAATTAAAATTTATCAGGAAGTGGCAAAAATTGAAGGAGTTATTTTACTTTAATTAAAAAAAAATAAGAGCAATAAAAAAAAGGTTAGTTTTCACAACTAACCTTTTCTTTTTTATATAGATTTTAATCTATTTTTCAATAAAAAACTTTACGTTTTCAAGAGGCCTTCCTAGCATAGCAACCGAGCCTTTTATAATGATTGGTCTCTGGATCAAAGACGGGTTTTCAGACAAAATCTGAAGCCATTCTTCTTCTGAATGATCTTTTCCCGCAAATTTTTCCAGATAGAGCTTCTCTTCTTTTCTTATAATATGAAAGACACTTTGATTCATTTTCTTCAGAACCGTTTTAAGTTCCAAAACGCTTAAAGGATC from Chryseobacterium indoltheticum encodes the following:
- a CDS encoding DUF4197 family protein, with translation MKKYIIAAALIFGTGAVITTSLHSCSTLATTDLGLAVIKRVLLGGINKGANIYGNKEAFLQNNLVDKALPKELRDINTTLEKIAPSIVAKERQYIAEAAVYTVNISKPILETAVNSLNAQDVTRIIQGEKGTATLILKEKTQTQLVAAIAPRVEEELNKYGIVKTINTALSGTNLLGSLLGGNKTNVNAGGLSTLASEQIVNGLFNIIEDHEKQNSASLFAPFGK
- a CDS encoding ArsC/Spx/MgsR family protein, which gives rise to MMIKVLHNGNCSKSNAVLEYLDENGVQFEIINIMEDPLSVLELKTVLKKMNQSVFHIIRKEEKLYLEKFAGKDHSEEEWLQILSENPSLIQRPIIIKGSVAMLGRPLENVKFFIEK
- a CDS encoding DUF493 family protein — encoded protein: MEILQGNENTNPEEFYKSLKEKLENQHDFPEDYLFKFIIPTDQARLTEIYKVFDGIKFTLGNRESKNGKYTACNVNAFVLDADQVIKIYQEVAKIEGVILL